A window of the Thalassospira indica genome harbors these coding sequences:
- a CDS encoding hybrid sensor histidine kinase/response regulator yields MIQEKNQFILFLCVLFRRFFIKVQSFFPDHWKAEYLFRLGIGSWIVHLCVVTLCFLVLRGTPKWPFEWLAAMALISVLLGGTSAVYSFGSTSLQLNSKHWLHLHAMFTTVAGLIWGTGAILCSLETPDKLLFYTLALGGTALGAVSSQHSYLVSCYLSLWTSIPMLSVAHFLAGTNLENRVAGILILLFGVMLSILGWRMYRFLANNVALNKSLDAKVNELEDVRHRLDQALKVTQDANEAKSRLLAQASHDLRQPVHAAGLFIAHLKEKTTDPESLQILDRVGLSLASLSRLFRSLLDIAALDLGRITVQATAFPIQEVIDQVIRQTEALAQKNEITIRTVPTRRWVRTDPALLETILQNLVTNAIKYAPGKDILVGCRQVKNTLSIEIIDRGQGIQPAKYDEIFKEFSRLPEALMKGIDGLGLGLAIVKRMVDLIGATVAVYSLEGKGSRFIVSGIAQTSPRPSEQPDTRKPRNFENFRVTIIDDDALCADGIASLLGSWGCKTTVFNSLPAGLPQSDFLIIDQSFGSDMSGIDWLEQLHRQGHKPPAALLTASLEEDLTIRCRTLSVPILRKPVQPGQLRSLLIAATRRHRDTTSNPSPP; encoded by the coding sequence GTGATTCAAGAGAAAAACCAATTTATTTTGTTTCTTTGCGTCCTATTCAGGAGATTTTTTATCAAAGTACAAAGCTTTTTCCCTGATCACTGGAAAGCAGAATACCTGTTCCGGCTTGGCATAGGTAGCTGGATTGTGCACCTGTGTGTTGTGACGCTATGTTTCCTCGTTCTCCGCGGAACACCCAAGTGGCCCTTCGAATGGCTTGCCGCCATGGCTTTGATATCCGTCCTTCTAGGAGGGACAAGCGCTGTATATTCCTTTGGAAGTACAAGCCTGCAGCTAAATTCAAAGCACTGGCTTCATCTTCACGCCATGTTCACAACGGTTGCAGGTTTGATTTGGGGTACAGGTGCAATTTTATGTAGCCTGGAAACACCCGATAAATTGTTGTTTTACACTTTGGCTCTCGGCGGCACGGCACTTGGTGCGGTGAGCTCTCAACATAGCTATCTTGTTTCCTGCTACCTATCGCTCTGGACATCCATTCCTATGTTGTCGGTTGCGCATTTTCTTGCCGGCACCAATCTCGAAAACCGGGTAGCAGGCATCCTGATTTTGCTATTTGGCGTGATGCTATCTATTCTTGGCTGGCGAATGTACCGATTTCTGGCCAACAACGTCGCACTCAACAAAAGTCTGGATGCAAAAGTTAACGAACTTGAAGATGTCCGGCATAGGCTCGATCAGGCGCTCAAAGTTACCCAAGACGCCAATGAGGCAAAGTCGCGACTGCTTGCGCAGGCCAGTCATGACTTGCGCCAACCGGTTCATGCTGCCGGACTTTTTATCGCTCACTTGAAAGAAAAAACAACAGATCCTGAGAGCCTCCAAATATTGGACAGGGTCGGGTTGTCTCTCGCCAGTCTTTCCAGACTGTTTCGTTCTCTGCTTGATATCGCCGCCCTGGATCTTGGCCGGATTACTGTGCAAGCCACAGCATTTCCGATACAGGAAGTAATTGATCAGGTCATTCGTCAAACTGAAGCGCTAGCGCAGAAGAATGAAATCACAATACGCACTGTCCCTACCCGAAGATGGGTACGAACCGATCCGGCATTGCTTGAAACCATCCTGCAGAACCTTGTGACCAACGCTATCAAATATGCGCCTGGCAAAGACATTCTGGTTGGCTGTCGTCAAGTAAAAAACACTTTGTCGATAGAGATTATTGATCGGGGACAAGGGATACAGCCAGCTAAATACGATGAAATTTTTAAAGAATTCTCCCGATTGCCGGAAGCTCTTATGAAAGGAATTGACGGACTAGGACTTGGTCTTGCCATTGTTAAAAGAATGGTAGATCTAATCGGTGCAACTGTTGCCGTCTATTCCCTTGAAGGAAAAGGAAGCCGTTTCATTGTTTCTGGCATTGCACAAACATCGCCACGTCCCAGTGAACAGCCCGACACCAGAAAACCTCGAAATTTTGAAAATTTCAGGGTCACCATAATTGACGACGATGCTCTTTGTGCCGACGGAATTGCTTCGTTGCTCGGAAGCTGGGGATGCAAGACAACAGTGTTCAATTCACTGCCTGCCGGTCTTCCTCAATCAGATTTCCTGATTATTGATCAATCCTTTGGATCAGATATGTCGGGAATAGATTGGCTGGAACAACTCCACCGTCAGGGACACAAGCCTCCTGCCGCTCTTTTAACAGCGAGTTTGGAAGAGGATCTTACCATCAGATGCCGTACATTATCCGTACCGATATTAAGAAAACCTGTGCAGCCCGGGCAACTCAGGTCTTTGCTGATTGCAGCGACCAGACGACATCGAGATACGACCTCGAACCCATCACCTCCATGA